A part of Microbacterium atlanticum genomic DNA contains:
- a CDS encoding MarR family transcriptional regulator has product MARDTAGLTLGQALRQYLDARNAAMVAARATLGISDIDARALLFIVGNPGTRPTALREYLGITSAGVTTLIDRLVDRSLVRRDVDPDDRRVNRITATIDIGEDPWSVLNRFDDDFEIAVAAADETRVGDSAALLASLVEATVSTRH; this is encoded by the coding sequence ATGGCGAGGGACACGGCGGGGCTCACCCTGGGGCAGGCGCTGCGCCAGTACCTGGACGCGCGCAACGCGGCGATGGTGGCCGCGCGCGCCACCCTCGGCATCAGCGACATCGACGCCCGGGCCCTGCTGTTCATCGTGGGCAATCCCGGAACGCGCCCCACCGCCCTGCGCGAGTATCTGGGGATCACCTCCGCGGGTGTGACGACGCTCATCGACCGGCTCGTGGACCGCTCCCTCGTACGGCGCGACGTCGACCCCGACGACCGGCGGGTCAACCGCATCACCGCGACGATCGACATCGGCGAAGATCCGTGGTCGGTCCTCAACCGGTTCGACGATGACTTCGAGATCGCCGTTGCCGCCGCCGATGAGACGCGGGTCGGGGATTCGGCCGCCCTGCTCGCGTCACTCGTCGAGGCGACGGTCAGCACGCGCCACTGA
- a CDS encoding EAL domain-containing protein, with amino-acid sequence MPTTEDLADDLARAVGGSQISAVFQPQVSLESGSVVAAEALCRWSHPRLGDVDPVTMIAVAERSGVIHALGRRMLDEGLRRLAEWRGNGRDWAVAVNVSPLQFEDASFVRDVVAEVTRRGLAPGSLVLELAPHPEPADHDALLPQLRALGECGVEISLAGYGTGSPPLGRLPQMPLAEVKLSGELVRAADTEGLASLGREVDIAHAHGLRVVAEGIETLTHLHVARQLGCDRAQGFLIREPHSDIAFPSGAPAAAE; translated from the coding sequence ATGCCCACCACCGAGGACCTCGCGGACGATCTGGCGAGGGCCGTCGGCGGTTCGCAGATCTCCGCGGTGTTCCAGCCGCAGGTGTCGCTGGAGAGCGGGTCCGTCGTCGCCGCGGAGGCGCTGTGCCGGTGGTCGCACCCGCGGCTCGGCGACGTCGACCCGGTGACGATGATCGCCGTCGCCGAGCGCAGCGGCGTCATCCACGCGCTCGGCCGCCGCATGCTCGACGAAGGCCTCCGGAGGCTCGCGGAGTGGCGCGGGAACGGCCGCGACTGGGCGGTCGCCGTCAACGTCTCACCGCTGCAGTTCGAGGACGCGTCCTTCGTGCGCGACGTCGTCGCCGAGGTGACGCGCCGCGGGCTCGCCCCGGGCTCGCTCGTCCTCGAGCTCGCACCGCACCCCGAGCCGGCCGATCACGACGCCCTCCTCCCGCAGCTGCGAGCGCTCGGCGAGTGCGGCGTCGAGATCTCCCTCGCCGGTTACGGCACCGGCTCTCCGCCCCTCGGGCGACTCCCGCAGATGCCGCTGGCCGAGGTGAAGCTGTCGGGTGAGCTCGTGCGCGCGGCCGACACGGAAGGCCTCGCGTCCCTGGGCCGCGAGGTCGACATCGCGCACGCGCACGGGCTGCGCGTCGTGGCGGAGGGGATCGAGACACTCACCCACCTGCACGTGGCCAGGCAGCTCGGCTGCGACCGCGCGCAGGGCTTTCTCATCCGCGAGCCGCACTCCGACATCGCGTTCCCGTCAGGAGCGCCTGCTGCCGCAGAGTAG
- a CDS encoding sugar ABC transporter substrate-binding protein: MRKRILPIAVLGVAVLGITACSGGGGGDDSGSGSGEGKTLDVWIMQGTNPDAEPFFDEVAEAFEEETGATLNVEFVQWADAHDRFVTSIAGGTTPDVAETGTTWTTEFADAGALAPIGEYVSEAGLDGDLVEGLVASGTYEDELYGMPWYAGVRSLVYRTDVFEELGLDAPTNWDELRDAALAIKAAKPDMTAIAVPGDAEFTVYPWVWGAGGEVATEDGGEWTSELDSAESIKGLEFWTGLATEDNLSSAGATTWKETDVLDGFAAGTVGMGVMGSWTPSAIVEKNPDMEGKFAAIPIPAEDGGIAPSVLGGSHLSVFETAEDKDLAFAFVELMTTGEFAEKWGAQSGYFPGQTSLLEQTIADADPMVVPFATQMVEGGASVPVTPTFGAVQAKKTTSAMMQAILSGQKDVETAAKDAAAEMTATLNGQ; the protein is encoded by the coding sequence ATGAGGAAGCGCATCTTGCCCATCGCCGTGTTGGGTGTGGCAGTACTCGGCATCACCGCCTGCAGCGGTGGCGGCGGCGGAGACGACTCGGGCTCGGGCTCGGGCGAGGGGAAGACGCTCGACGTCTGGATCATGCAGGGCACGAACCCCGACGCCGAGCCGTTCTTCGACGAGGTGGCCGAGGCGTTCGAGGAGGAGACCGGAGCCACGCTCAACGTCGAGTTCGTGCAGTGGGCGGACGCGCACGACCGGTTCGTCACGTCGATCGCGGGCGGCACGACGCCCGACGTCGCCGAGACGGGGACCACGTGGACCACGGAGTTCGCCGACGCCGGCGCGCTGGCGCCGATCGGCGAGTATGTGAGCGAGGCAGGCCTGGACGGCGACCTCGTCGAGGGCCTCGTGGCCTCGGGCACGTACGAGGACGAGCTCTACGGCATGCCGTGGTACGCCGGCGTCCGGTCGCTGGTCTACCGCACCGACGTCTTCGAGGAGCTCGGTCTGGACGCTCCCACGAACTGGGACGAGCTGCGCGACGCGGCGCTGGCCATCAAGGCGGCCAAGCCCGACATGACCGCCATCGCCGTTCCGGGTGACGCCGAGTTCACCGTGTACCCGTGGGTGTGGGGTGCCGGGGGCGAGGTGGCCACCGAGGACGGCGGCGAGTGGACCAGCGAGCTGGACTCCGCCGAGTCGATCAAGGGCCTCGAGTTCTGGACGGGTCTTGCCACGGAGGACAACCTGTCGTCCGCGGGCGCCACCACGTGGAAGGAGACCGACGTGCTGGACGGCTTCGCCGCGGGCACCGTCGGGATGGGCGTGATGGGCTCGTGGACGCCGTCGGCGATCGTGGAGAAGAACCCCGACATGGAGGGCAAGTTCGCGGCGATCCCGATCCCGGCCGAGGACGGCGGCATCGCCCCGTCGGTGCTGGGCGGCTCGCACCTCAGCGTCTTCGAGACCGCGGAGGACAAGGACCTCGCGTTCGCGTTCGTCGAGCTGATGACCACCGGCGAGTTCGCGGAGAAGTGGGGCGCGCAGAGCGGGTACTTCCCGGGCCAGACCTCGCTGCTGGAGCAGACGATCGCTGACGCCGACCCGATGGTCGTGCCCTTCGCGACGCAGATGGTCGAAGGCGGCGCCTCGGTGCCCGTGACGCCGACCTTCGGCGCAGTGCAGGCCAAGAAGACGACCAGCGCCATGATGCAGGCCATCCTCTCCGGTCAGAAGGACGTCGAGACGGCGGCCAAGGATGCCGCGGCCGAGATGACCGCGACGCTCAACGGGCAGTAA